In Arsenicicoccus sp. oral taxon 190, the following are encoded in one genomic region:
- a CDS encoding GNAT family N-acetyltransferase encodes MIRPATPDDVPALHRLVRDLAAYEKAPDAVTATAEDLRAALFPTGEDPRVFADVAEVDGELVAMAVWYLTFSTWTGRYGIWLEDLFVEPEHRGRGVGRELLEGLAARADEQGWSRVEWTVLDWNAPAIRFYRSLGAEALDEWTTQRLHGVALHQVAERRTAGAAR; translated from the coding sequence ATGATCCGCCCAGCCACACCCGACGACGTCCCGGCGCTGCACCGCCTGGTCCGCGACCTCGCGGCCTACGAGAAGGCCCCGGACGCCGTGACCGCGACCGCCGAGGACCTGCGAGCGGCACTCTTCCCCACCGGGGAGGACCCGCGCGTCTTCGCGGACGTCGCGGAGGTCGACGGCGAGCTGGTCGCGATGGCGGTGTGGTACCTCACCTTCTCCACGTGGACCGGTCGGTACGGGATCTGGCTCGAGGACCTCTTCGTCGAGCCCGAGCACCGCGGCCGGGGGGTCGGCCGCGAGCTGCTCGAGGGCCTCGCGGCGCGGGCCGACGAGCAGGGCTGGAGCCGCGTCGAGTGGACCGTCCTGGACTGGAACGCCCCCGCCATCCGCTTCTACCGCTCCCTCGGCGCCGAGGCGCTGGACGAGTGGACCACCCAGCGGCTGCACGGCGTGGCGCTGCACCAGGTGGCCGAGCGCCGGACCGCCGGAGCCGCCCGATGA
- a CDS encoding quinone oxidoreductase family protein: METMETLTAQALIVPEHGDADVLRVERREVPAPGPGQVRVRVAACGVNFIDTYQRAGIYPIETPFVQGMEGAGTVEAVGDGVTEVAPGDRVAWAMQLGSAATVAVLPAEAMVPVPEAVELDVAAAAMLQAMTAHFLVNDTYRCTAETVALVHAAAGGVGQLLVQLLKAKGATVVATAGSEDKLAVARSRGADHLVNYREHDSAEDLAEAICSASGGVHVAYDGVGRATFDASLASLHPRGMLVLFGAASGPVPPIDPQRLNQGGSLYLTRPSLAHYVATREELLARAGEVFDLIADGTLQIAIDSRHPLAEARAAYDALEGRRTSGKVLLIP; the protein is encoded by the coding sequence ATGGAGACCATGGAGACCCTGACCGCCCAGGCCCTGATCGTCCCCGAGCACGGCGACGCCGACGTGCTGCGCGTCGAGCGACGCGAGGTGCCGGCCCCCGGGCCGGGTCAGGTGCGGGTGCGGGTCGCCGCGTGCGGGGTCAACTTCATCGACACCTACCAGCGGGCCGGGATCTACCCCATCGAGACGCCGTTCGTGCAGGGGATGGAGGGCGCGGGGACCGTCGAGGCCGTCGGCGACGGCGTCACCGAGGTCGCCCCCGGCGACCGGGTCGCGTGGGCCATGCAGCTCGGCAGCGCCGCCACCGTCGCCGTCCTGCCCGCCGAGGCCATGGTGCCGGTGCCGGAGGCCGTCGAGCTCGACGTCGCCGCCGCCGCGATGCTGCAGGCGATGACCGCGCACTTCCTGGTCAACGACACCTACCGGTGCACCGCCGAGACCGTCGCGCTGGTCCACGCCGCGGCCGGGGGCGTCGGCCAGCTGCTCGTGCAGCTGCTCAAGGCCAAGGGCGCCACCGTCGTCGCGACCGCGGGCAGCGAGGACAAGCTCGCCGTCGCCCGGTCCCGCGGCGCCGACCACCTCGTCAACTACCGCGAGCACGACTCCGCGGAGGACCTCGCCGAGGCGATCTGCAGCGCCAGCGGCGGCGTCCACGTCGCCTACGACGGCGTGGGGAGGGCGACCTTCGACGCCTCCCTGGCGAGCCTGCACCCCCGCGGCATGCTCGTGCTCTTCGGCGCCGCGAGCGGCCCGGTCCCCCCGATCGACCCGCAGCGCCTCAACCAGGGCGGCTCCCTCTACCTGACCCGGCCCAGCCTCGCGCACTACGTCGCGACGCGGGAGGAGCTGCTGGCCCGCGCCGGCGAGGTCTTCGACCTCATCGCGGACGGCACCCTGCAGATCGCCATCGACTCCCGGCACCCGCTCGCCGAGGCCCGCGCGGCCTACGACGCGCTCGAGGGCCGCCGGACCTCCGGCAAGGTGCTGCTGATCCCCTGA
- the pcrA gene encoding DNA helicase PcrA — MESLFDDLPLTPLAPPTPSLSPAAASGDVDASGVPLWALSDDVPPPGDADAPPPEEGAYAAAPPPHGAAARHARWGRGGDPDEVLAGLNPQQREAVLHEGSPLLIVAGAGSGKTRVLTQRIAYLLAARDVQPGEIMAITFTNKAAAEMRERVEGIVGGRARAMWVSTFHSACVKILRREAKAIGISSSFSIYDAADSQRLMSMVLRDMDLDPKRYPPRSFSHQVSNLKNELVDEESYRDGLGEGATHQERLLAEAYVDYQRRLRQANAMDFDDLIMTTVNILQAFPQIASYYHRRFRHIMVDEYQDTNHAQYELVRQLAGGPSVGGELPMAELVVVGDADQSIYAFRGATIRNIVEFEQDYPQARTILLEQNYRSTQTILQAANAVIAKNPDRRKKNLWSDQGDGAAIVGYVADSEHEEASFVAQSIDRLGDDHGVRPGDVAVFYRTNAQSRALEEVFVRVGLPYKVVGGTRFYERREVKDALAYLRVIANPEDTVNLRRILNVPKRGIGDRAEACVAALAERDRTSFVAALGHPEDAPGIATRSVTAIKGFTALLESLRQVRDGGGGVGELLEAVVDRSGYLAELQASHDPQDETRIENLNELVAVAREFDETYPEGGLDDFLEQVSLVADSDEIPDEDDGSGVVTLMTLHTAKGLEFPVVFLTGMEDGTFPHSRALGDSKELEEERRLAYVGITRARERLHLSRAVVRSAWGQPQYNPASRFLDEIPEPLVEWQRTESALMGRSTAPTVARLGGRPPRGATGPVPSLDAGDRVTHDSFGLGTVVRVEGMGAKAMATVDFGGDTGVKRFVLGIAPITKL; from the coding sequence ATGGAATCCCTCTTCGACGACCTTCCCCTGACCCCGCTCGCCCCTCCGACCCCGAGCCTGTCGCCGGCCGCCGCGAGCGGTGACGTCGACGCCTCGGGCGTGCCGCTGTGGGCGCTGTCCGACGACGTGCCGCCGCCCGGCGACGCCGATGCGCCTCCCCCCGAGGAGGGTGCGTATGCCGCCGCGCCGCCGCCCCACGGGGCCGCCGCCCGGCACGCCCGGTGGGGGCGCGGCGGGGACCCGGACGAGGTCCTCGCCGGCCTCAACCCGCAGCAGCGCGAGGCGGTGCTGCACGAGGGGTCCCCGCTGCTCATCGTCGCGGGCGCCGGCTCCGGCAAGACCCGGGTGCTGACCCAGCGGATCGCCTACCTGCTGGCGGCGCGGGACGTGCAGCCGGGGGAGATCATGGCGATCACCTTCACCAACAAGGCCGCCGCCGAGATGCGCGAGCGGGTCGAGGGGATCGTCGGCGGCCGGGCCCGGGCGATGTGGGTGTCGACCTTCCACTCGGCGTGCGTCAAGATCCTGCGGCGCGAGGCCAAGGCGATCGGCATCAGCTCGAGCTTCTCGATCTACGACGCGGCCGACTCCCAGCGGCTCATGTCGATGGTGCTGCGGGACATGGACCTGGACCCCAAGCGCTACCCGCCGCGGTCGTTCAGCCACCAGGTGTCCAACCTCAAGAACGAGCTCGTCGACGAGGAGTCCTACCGCGACGGGCTGGGGGAGGGGGCGACCCACCAGGAGCGGCTGCTGGCCGAGGCCTACGTCGACTACCAGCGGCGGCTGCGCCAGGCCAACGCCATGGACTTCGACGACCTGATCATGACGACGGTCAACATCCTGCAGGCCTTCCCGCAGATCGCGTCCTACTACCACCGGCGGTTCCGCCACATCATGGTGGACGAGTACCAAGACACCAATCACGCGCAGTACGAGCTGGTGCGCCAGCTGGCGGGGGGTCCGTCGGTCGGCGGGGAGCTGCCGATGGCCGAGCTCGTGGTCGTGGGGGACGCCGACCAGTCGATCTACGCCTTCCGCGGCGCGACGATCCGCAACATCGTGGAGTTCGAGCAGGACTACCCGCAGGCCCGGACCATCCTGCTGGAGCAGAACTACCGCTCCACCCAGACGATCCTGCAGGCCGCCAACGCCGTCATCGCCAAGAACCCCGACCGGCGCAAGAAGAACCTCTGGTCCGACCAGGGCGACGGCGCGGCCATCGTCGGCTACGTCGCGGACTCCGAGCACGAGGAGGCGTCCTTCGTCGCGCAGTCGATCGACCGGCTCGGTGACGATCACGGCGTGCGGCCCGGCGACGTCGCGGTGTTCTACCGCACCAACGCCCAGTCCCGCGCCCTGGAGGAGGTCTTCGTGCGGGTCGGGCTGCCCTACAAGGTGGTCGGCGGCACCCGGTTCTACGAGCGGCGCGAGGTCAAGGACGCGCTGGCCTACCTGCGGGTGATCGCCAACCCGGAGGACACCGTCAACCTGCGGCGCATCCTCAACGTCCCCAAGCGCGGCATCGGCGACCGCGCCGAGGCGTGCGTCGCGGCGCTGGCCGAGCGCGACCGCACGAGCTTCGTCGCGGCGCTCGGGCACCCCGAGGACGCCCCGGGCATCGCCACCCGCTCGGTCACCGCCATCAAGGGGTTCACCGCGCTGCTGGAGTCGTTGCGCCAGGTGCGCGACGGGGGAGGGGGCGTCGGCGAGCTGCTCGAGGCGGTCGTGGACCGCTCCGGCTACCTCGCCGAGCTGCAGGCCAGCCACGACCCGCAGGACGAGACCCGCATCGAGAACCTCAACGAGCTAGTCGCCGTGGCACGGGAGTTCGACGAGACCTATCCCGAGGGCGGGCTCGACGACTTCCTCGAGCAGGTGTCGCTGGTCGCCGACTCCGACGAGATCCCCGACGAGGACGACGGCTCCGGCGTGGTGACGCTCATGACCCTGCACACCGCCAAGGGCCTGGAGTTCCCCGTCGTCTTCCTCACCGGCATGGAGGACGGCACCTTCCCGCACAGCCGCGCCCTCGGCGACAGCAAGGAGCTCGAGGAGGAGCGGCGCCTGGCGTATGTCGGCATCACGCGCGCTCGCGAGCGGCTGCACCTCTCCCGCGCCGTGGTGCGCTCCGCGTGGGGCCAGCCGCAGTACAACCCCGCCTCCCGCTTCCTCGACGAGATCCCGGAGCCGCTCGTGGAGTGGCAGCGCACCGAGTCGGCGCTGATGGGCCGGTCCACCGCGCCGACCGTGGCTCGGCTGGGCGGTCGTCCGCCGCGGGGCGCCACCGGGCCGGTGCCCTCCCTGGACGCCGGCGACCGCGTCACCCACGACTCCTTCGGCCTCGGCACCGTCGTGCGGGTCGAGGGGATGGGCGCCAAGGCGATGGCCACCGTCGACTTCGGCGGCGACACCGGGGTCAAGCGGTTCGTGCTGGGGATCGCCCCGATCACCAAGCTCTGA
- a CDS encoding glycine--tRNA ligase, whose translation MQDALRILSDYWTERGCMVVQPFNTEVGAGTMNPATVLRVLGPEPWDVAYVEPSVRPDDSRYGENPNRLQMHTQFQVILKPDPGNPQELYLGSLEALGIDLAAHDVRFVEDNWAQPAIGAWGLGWEVWLDGMEITQFTYFQQVGGQNLDPIPVELTYGLERILMAVQGVTHFKDIAYSRRANGDVVSYGEAFGQNEYEMSRYYLDDASVETNRTLYESYVAEATRMVEARLPVPAHTYILKSSHAFNVLDARGAISTTERAKAFATMRRLMRDTAALWIERREELGLPLLKPTELPALDLPTVDETALGSEPRTLAFEIGVEELPPHVVGATVEQVRAALTEGLAATRLAHGEIRVDGTPRRIVATVEAVAAREPDTEQLRKGPKWQAAYDDAGNPTKALQGFARGAGVDVSQVERAEVQGAEHAVVRVEQPGRSVMEVLAPLLSDVVTGLRAEKNMRWSDPSLSFSRAIRWLVALWGDQVVPVVASRLVAGRATYRQRGEGTRADGAALGWADVASADELAGVLADGGITLSTAERRRSIVSQAEALAAGAGGRVDVEGEAALVDQITNLVEEPRGVLGSYDERYLELPARILTTVMRKHQRYLPVLDEHGELLPHFVTMANGLCDDAVVRAGNESVIRARYEDALFFWNSDLQTERVDAFVPGLEKLTFEDRLGSVGERARRIKDVATALGQSVELDEEQRATLQRAGELAKFDLATQMVVEMSSLAGFVAREYALRTGEPAAVADALAEMEQPHTTADALPASVPGALLSLADRFDLVMAMFALGAKPTGSSDPFGVRRACLGILRVLRDRGEVGQALAGLSVRGGLEAAAGRLREQGVTVSEEAVDAALDFTTGRFGQLLRDEGVSVHLIDAVLPAASSPGAAAETLAQASALRGDEGFRSIVASLQRIGRIVPAGTAPGYDPDRLTEPAEVELREALEGLPAGSDKDLETFATQGKALVDPVARFFDDILVMAEDQDVRAARLGLLASVRAAAPRQVDWAALSTALG comes from the coding sequence ATGCAAGACGCCCTGCGCATCCTCTCCGACTACTGGACCGAGCGGGGGTGCATGGTCGTCCAGCCGTTCAACACCGAGGTGGGAGCGGGCACGATGAACCCCGCCACCGTGCTGCGCGTCCTCGGGCCCGAGCCGTGGGACGTGGCTTACGTGGAGCCGTCGGTGCGCCCCGACGACAGCAGGTACGGCGAGAACCCCAACCGGCTGCAGATGCACACGCAGTTCCAGGTCATCCTCAAGCCCGACCCCGGCAACCCGCAGGAGCTCTACCTCGGCTCGCTGGAGGCCCTCGGCATCGACCTCGCCGCCCACGACGTGCGGTTCGTCGAGGACAACTGGGCGCAGCCGGCCATCGGCGCCTGGGGTCTCGGCTGGGAGGTCTGGCTCGACGGCATGGAGATCACCCAGTTCACCTACTTCCAGCAGGTGGGCGGCCAGAACCTCGACCCGATCCCCGTCGAGCTCACCTACGGTCTAGAGCGCATCCTGATGGCCGTCCAGGGCGTCACGCACTTCAAGGACATCGCCTACTCGCGCCGGGCCAACGGCGATGTCGTCAGCTACGGCGAGGCGTTCGGTCAGAACGAGTACGAGATGAGCCGCTACTACCTCGACGACGCCTCCGTCGAGACCAACCGGACCCTCTACGAGTCCTACGTCGCCGAGGCGACCCGGATGGTCGAGGCCCGGCTCCCCGTGCCCGCCCACACCTACATCCTCAAGTCCTCCCACGCCTTCAACGTGCTCGACGCCCGCGGCGCGATCTCCACGACCGAGCGCGCCAAGGCCTTCGCCACGATGCGCCGGCTGATGCGCGACACGGCCGCGCTGTGGATCGAGCGCCGCGAGGAGCTCGGCCTCCCGCTGCTGAAGCCGACCGAGCTCCCCGCGCTCGACCTGCCGACGGTGGACGAGACCGCGCTCGGCTCCGAGCCGCGCACCCTCGCCTTCGAGATCGGCGTGGAGGAGCTGCCGCCGCACGTCGTCGGCGCCACCGTGGAGCAGGTCCGTGCCGCCCTCACCGAGGGCCTCGCCGCGACCCGGCTGGCCCACGGCGAGATCCGCGTCGACGGCACCCCGCGCCGGATCGTCGCCACCGTCGAGGCGGTCGCCGCCCGCGAGCCCGACACCGAGCAGCTGCGCAAGGGCCCCAAGTGGCAGGCCGCGTATGACGACGCGGGCAACCCCACCAAGGCGCTGCAGGGATTCGCCCGCGGCGCGGGTGTGGACGTGAGCCAGGTCGAGCGCGCCGAGGTCCAGGGCGCCGAGCACGCCGTGGTCCGCGTCGAGCAGCCCGGCCGCAGCGTCATGGAGGTGCTCGCGCCGCTGCTGTCCGACGTGGTCACCGGGCTGCGCGCCGAGAAGAACATGCGCTGGTCCGACCCGTCGCTGTCGTTCTCCCGCGCGATCCGCTGGCTGGTCGCGCTGTGGGGCGACCAGGTGGTCCCGGTCGTGGCGTCCCGCCTGGTGGCGGGGCGGGCGACATACCGGCAGCGCGGGGAGGGCACCCGAGCCGACGGTGCGGCCCTCGGCTGGGCCGACGTCGCCTCCGCGGACGAGCTCGCGGGCGTGCTGGCCGACGGCGGGATCACGCTGTCGACCGCCGAGCGGCGCCGCTCGATCGTGTCCCAGGCCGAGGCGCTCGCCGCCGGCGCTGGTGGCCGCGTCGACGTCGAGGGCGAGGCCGCGCTGGTGGACCAGATCACCAACCTCGTGGAGGAGCCGCGCGGCGTGCTCGGGTCCTACGACGAGCGCTACCTCGAGCTGCCCGCGCGGATCCTCACGACCGTGATGCGCAAGCACCAGCGCTACCTGCCGGTGCTGGACGAGCACGGCGAGCTGCTGCCGCACTTCGTGACCATGGCCAACGGGCTGTGCGACGACGCCGTGGTCCGCGCCGGCAACGAGTCGGTGATCCGGGCCCGCTACGAGGACGCTTTGTTCTTCTGGAACTCCGACCTGCAGACCGAGCGCGTCGACGCCTTCGTGCCCGGCCTGGAGAAGCTCACCTTCGAGGACCGCCTCGGGTCCGTCGGGGAGCGCGCCCGCCGCATCAAGGACGTTGCGACCGCCCTGGGCCAGTCCGTGGAGCTCGACGAGGAGCAGCGGGCGACGCTGCAGCGGGCCGGCGAGCTCGCGAAGTTCGACCTCGCCACGCAGATGGTCGTCGAGATGTCCTCGCTCGCAGGCTTCGTGGCGCGGGAGTACGCCCTGCGCACCGGCGAGCCCGCCGCCGTCGCCGACGCGCTCGCCGAGATGGAGCAGCCCCACACCACCGCCGACGCGCTGCCCGCCTCCGTGCCCGGGGCGCTGCTGTCGCTGGCCGACCGCTTCGACCTCGTGATGGCGATGTTCGCGCTCGGCGCCAAGCCGACCGGCTCGTCCGACCCCTTCGGGGTGCGCCGCGCCTGCCTGGGCATCCTGCGGGTGCTGCGTGACCGCGGCGAGGTCGGCCAGGCCCTCGCCGGGCTGTCGGTGCGCGGTGGCCTCGAGGCCGCGGCGGGGCGGCTTCGCGAGCAGGGCGTGACGGTGTCCGAGGAGGCCGTGGACGCCGCGCTGGACTTCACCACGGGCCGGTTCGGTCAGCTGCTGCGCGACGAGGGCGTCTCCGTGCACCTGATCGACGCGGTGCTGCCGGCGGCGTCGTCGCCGGGCGCCGCCGCCGAGACGCTGGCACAGGCCTCGGCGCTGCGCGGCGACGAGGGCTTCCGCTCGATCGTGGCGTCGCTGCAGCGCATCGGCCGGATCGTCCCCGCCGGCACCGCCCCCGGGTACGACCCCGACCGGCTCACCGAGCCCGCCGAGGTCGAGCTGCGCGAAGCCCTGGAGGGGCTGCCCGCGGGCTCCGACAAGGACCTCGAGACCTTCGCCACCCAGGGCAAGGCGCTGGTGGACCCGGTGGCCCGGTTCTTCGACGACATCCTCGTGATGGCCGAGGACCAGGACGTCCGGGCGGCCCGCCTCGGTCTGCTCGCCTCGGTGCGGGCGGCCGCGCCGAGGCAGGTCGACTGGGCCGCGCTGTCGACGGCGCTGGGCTGA
- a CDS encoding prepilin peptidase: MGTGGPVVTAGWSSGWSTWQLVVGVLLVVVGALVGLRLHRWAGRGDYRRPGDEPRRAGAPRWLLPASTLGPALLWLALTLRGHAALAVVAVPLLWLLAALATVDLDVHRLPDRLQLPAYPLVVLVLAGLGWATGDASPVLRSLLATVLVLALGGIGWLLAPRQGLGLGDVKLAGLLAAVLAQLGWSQVLLGLWSGLALGGATALLLVLTRRMGRRDHLALGPPLIVGAVVTLALG; the protein is encoded by the coding sequence ATGGGCACGGGAGGTCCGGTCGTGACGGCGGGGTGGTCGAGCGGGTGGTCGACGTGGCAGCTCGTCGTCGGCGTGCTGCTCGTGGTCGTGGGGGCGCTGGTGGGGCTGCGGCTGCACCGGTGGGCCGGGCGAGGTGACTACCGGCGCCCCGGGGACGAGCCGCGCCGGGCCGGCGCGCCCCGGTGGCTGCTGCCCGCGAGCACGCTGGGCCCGGCGCTGCTGTGGCTGGCCCTGACGCTGCGGGGTCACGCGGCGCTGGCCGTGGTCGCGGTGCCGCTGCTGTGGCTGCTCGCGGCGCTGGCGACCGTGGACCTGGACGTGCACCGGCTGCCCGACCGGCTCCAGCTGCCCGCCTACCCGCTCGTGGTCCTCGTCCTGGCCGGCCTCGGGTGGGCGACCGGGGACGCCTCGCCGGTGCTGCGGTCGCTGCTCGCGACGGTGCTCGTGCTGGCGCTCGGGGGCATCGGCTGGCTGCTCGCGCCGCGGCAGGGGCTCGGGCTCGGCGACGTCAAGCTCGCCGGGCTGCTGGCCGCCGTGCTCGCCCAGCTGGGGTGGTCGCAGGTGCTGCTCGGGCTGTGGTCGGGGCTGGCGCTCGGCGGTGCCACGGCGCTGCTGCTGGTGCTCACCCGACGGATGGGCCGCCGCGACCACCTCGCGCTCGGGCCGCCGCTGATCGTCGGCGCCGTGGTCACCCTGGCGCTCGGGTGA
- a CDS encoding DedA family protein yields MNIDHLLLSIPPLLVYVVVGLVVGVESLGIPLPGEVTLVAAALLSAHHELAVSPLWVAVAGAAGAIIGDSIGYEIGHHYGRRLLVWLRRRFPKHFGAKQIAFAETVFSKHGIWAVFFGRFVALLRIFAGPLSGILRLPYHRFLPANAAGGILWAFGTTFGVYLLGKVAEQWLKTFAWAGLGVFVVAAVLASTVMGRRMHRAVEEHAAAHPERVAAVEAQG; encoded by the coding sequence ATGAACATCGACCACCTGCTGCTGTCCATCCCCCCGCTGCTGGTCTACGTCGTGGTCGGGCTCGTCGTCGGCGTCGAGTCCCTCGGCATCCCGCTGCCCGGGGAGGTCACGCTCGTCGCCGCGGCGCTGCTCAGCGCCCACCACGAGCTCGCGGTCAGCCCGCTGTGGGTCGCCGTCGCCGGCGCCGCGGGCGCCATCATCGGGGACTCCATCGGCTACGAGATCGGCCACCACTACGGGCGCCGGCTGCTGGTCTGGCTGCGCAGACGCTTCCCGAAGCACTTCGGCGCCAAGCAGATCGCCTTCGCCGAGACGGTCTTCAGCAAGCACGGCATCTGGGCGGTCTTCTTCGGCAGGTTCGTGGCGCTGCTGCGCATCTTCGCCGGGCCGCTGTCGGGGATCCTGCGGCTGCCCTACCACCGCTTCCTCCCGGCCAACGCCGCGGGCGGGATCCTGTGGGCCTTCGGCACCACCTTCGGTGTCTACCTGCTCGGCAAGGTCGCCGAGCAGTGGCTGAAGACCTTCGCCTGGGCGGGCCTCGGGGTCTTCGTCGTCGCGGCGGTGCTCGCCTCCACCGTGATGGGGCGCCGGATGCACCGCGCCGTCGAGGAGCACGCGGCGGCGCACCCCGAGCGGGTGGCCGCGGTGGAGGCCCAGGGCTGA
- a CDS encoding GNAT family N-acetyltransferase: MPQLVAPTTRLHRSWLASLAEWGVDEHGERVHQHGASLRPEDDAVDAAGFAAWVQRLRREADPAAERPRGHVPATNLWVTEGSDYLGAISLRHALSPALVEVGGHVGYGIRPSARGRGLATWALGQVLPRARGLGLERVLLTCDDTNPASAAVIERNGGVLEDVREHAPGARVRRYWITVST; encoded by the coding sequence ATGCCGCAGCTCGTCGCCCCCACCACCCGCCTGCACCGCTCCTGGCTGGCGTCGCTCGCGGAGTGGGGGGTGGACGAGCACGGCGAGCGGGTGCACCAGCACGGCGCGTCGCTGCGGCCCGAGGACGACGCGGTGGACGCGGCCGGCTTCGCGGCGTGGGTGCAGCGGCTGCGCCGTGAGGCCGACCCCGCCGCCGAGCGCCCCCGCGGTCACGTCCCCGCCACCAACCTGTGGGTCACGGAGGGCAGCGACTACCTCGGGGCGATCTCTCTGCGCCACGCCCTGTCCCCCGCACTCGTCGAGGTCGGTGGCCACGTGGGGTACGGCATACGGCCGTCGGCCCGCGGCCGCGGGCTCGCCACGTGGGCGCTGGGGCAGGTGCTGCCCCGGGCGCGCGGGCTCGGGCTCGAGCGCGTGCTGCTGACCTGCGACGACACCAACCCTGCGTCGGCCGCCGTGATCGAGCGCAACGGCGGGGTGCTGGAGGACGTGCGGGAGCACGCGCCGGGCGCCCGGGTCCGCCGCTACTGGATCACCGTCTCGACCTGA
- a CDS encoding M23 family metallopeptidase, whose product MAQPPSAGAAPAPARGRHRAARRHPQLRRLGLAGAVAGLAAGAGAAGILQLGPDRSVAAGRTVPAALSAPRDGDVAAAVGAAPSARLGSAQRADRSGRAAAPARTTRTPARAIHLSRTTEVVTVPAALAVRPAAIATPARPATPPPPAWVKPVDTYQLTSRFGPRWGGSHHGLDFACPVGTPVRSIGAGVVTAVASGHAVYGTYVDIRHTDGSLARYGHLSRADVAVGATLTAGQVLGLSGNSGRSTGPHLHLEIHPKGDPNLSDAADPEVELRRRGVTP is encoded by the coding sequence ATGGCTCAGCCCCCCTCCGCCGGCGCTGCCCCTGCCCCCGCTCGCGGCCGGCACCGCGCTGCCCGCCGCCACCCGCAGCTGCGCCGACTGGGCCTCGCGGGTGCCGTGGCGGGGCTCGCCGCCGGGGCCGGCGCCGCGGGGATCCTCCAGCTGGGGCCGGACCGCTCGGTCGCCGCCGGTCGCACCGTCCCCGCCGCCCTCTCCGCGCCCCGCGACGGTGATGTGGCGGCCGCCGTCGGGGCAGCCCCCTCGGCGAGGCTCGGGTCGGCCCAGCGCGCCGACCGGTCGGGCCGGGCCGCGGCACCCGCCCGCACGACCCGGACGCCCGCCCGCGCGATCCACCTGTCCCGCACGACCGAGGTGGTGACGGTGCCGGCGGCCCTGGCCGTGCGGCCCGCCGCAATCGCCACGCCCGCCAGGCCGGCGACCCCGCCGCCCCCGGCCTGGGTCAAGCCGGTCGACACCTATCAGCTGACCTCGAGGTTCGGGCCCCGCTGGGGCGGGTCCCACCACGGCCTGGACTTCGCGTGCCCGGTGGGCACCCCGGTGCGCTCGATCGGCGCCGGTGTCGTGACCGCCGTCGCGTCCGGCCACGCGGTCTACGGCACGTATGTCGACATCCGCCACACCGACGGCAGCCTCGCGCGCTACGGCCACCTCAGCCGCGCCGACGTCGCCGTGGGGGCCACCCTCACGGCCGGGCAGGTCCTGGGGCTGTCGGGCAACTCCGGACGCAGCACCGGCCCGCACCTGCACCTGGAGATCCACCCCAAGGGTGACCCCAACCTCAGCGACGCCGCCGACCCCGAGGTGGAGCTGCGCCGCCGCGGCGTCACCCCCTGA